The genome window CTATGGTAATAATCAAGTAAAGGTTAATAATACCCAATTAATAGTCAATGATGGCACTATAGATATTGATGCCATAACGGATTTAGAGACAAACAATTGGAATGCAGACTTAGCCATTAATGCCATTACCCTTACTCCTTTTGTGCGTCAATATTGCTTAACCATGGGTAACTGCCCAGAAAATATAAACACCGCCACCCTCATCAGCGCCAATGAAGGTAATATTCAGGCAAGGGGTAATTTTAACAATCTTGATTTAGATAACATAGACGCTATCAGCAACTTACAACTAACTTTAGATGGAGGCAGTGTAGAAGTAGATAGCCGTCTGGAAAACGGTGTTATCCTTGCCAATGCTGATGCCAAGGAAATTAATCTAAATAATTTGATCACCGATTTTGCGGTAGATACTAATATTGTTACCAGTAACTTACAGCTAGAAAGTAGTATCCAAGAATTAATTACCTTCGGGCAACAAAACCTTACAACCCTAAATCTCAATCTAAGTAGTGAAGTATTGGTAAACGGAGGGTTAGTCAATTTATCAGGAAGTCTTAACCCCCAAAATACCGCTTTTCTTGCCACTGCTTCAGGAATTAACTTAAATAATCTCACCTCTCCCATTACCATCGAAACCAGTAGGGTAAATTTATCCCTCCTTACTGCCGAATTAATTAATAATCAAACTAACTTCACATCCATTGATAATGTCATCGCTTCTTTACCTAGTTTGATAGTTAATGCCGATAATCGCCTTCGTGGAGGAGGAGGAATTGTTAACAGTCAGACAAATATTAGTAATGGCTTAGTAAGAGTTAATGCCAATGCCCAAAATATTAACGCCCAACAATTAATTGCTGATTTTCCCCTCGATGTCAATCAAGTTAATAGTCAGATAAATATTAATGTATCCCTCCAAGAAGTTATCGCCACGGCAATTAATTATCTTGATACTCAAACTCTTTCCCCTCTCAATAGTCTGGTATTAAATGCCAATAGTAACTTTAACCTTGCCCAAGGGGGAGGGGTTGCGGTGACGAATATTAGTAACAATCAATGGGGTATTAATTTAAATACTGAGGATATAAATATTGATAACTTTGCCCAGCAATTAGACTTAAATTTAGATAATCAACTACTGGCTAACTCTCCCCTTAATAGTCAAGTGAATTTGAGGGGTAGTCTTGCCCCGTTATTAACTAATAACCCCACTGCCATGGTGGAAGTTACCCAAGCCTTGGTTAATTTGGGTGACAATAACCTTAATGCTAGGGGAAGATTTGATGTTGTTAATTTATTCTCGAATATCGATATAAATAATCTGGCTTTGGATATAGAAACCCAAGCAGATTTGGAGACAATTCCTGCCAATGCTATTTTGGCGCAATTTCCTCAAGAAGAGGGCATTCGGTTATTACCTGATGAGGCAAATTTATCGGGGGTAGGTAATTTTGTAGGTAGGTTTACGGGAAATAATTTGTTAACAAATCCCCTCGGAGAGAATAACTTACGTTTGGTGGGAGATGTGGAGTTAGCTAATTTAATTTTCAATGATATTCGATTTGAGCCTTTATTGGCTGGTAGTTTAAATGTGAATGGTAGTGAGGGAATTATTCTTGATTTACGGGGTGAGGAGGATGTTATCTATGCAAGGTTGATACCTAATAATATTACCCCTGTTACTTCTGATAATTATATTGCGTTTATTCCTGATCAAGTGTTAATTTCTCAGGGGGGAGAAGCTGGTTTTTTGGTGCAAGGGGAAAGAAGAGGAGAAGAGTTTACAGCTACGGTTAATAATTTTGATTTGGCTAGTTTAAGGATTAGCCCTGTGGCAAATTTTGGTATAGTGGGTAATTTACAGGGTAGGGTAGAGCAACAAACGACGGTTAATCTGAGGGATTTTAGTAGTAGGGGAAATATTCGTTTAAGGGAGATTGGTATTGGTAATATTATCGCTAATGAAATTAGTGCAGATTTTGTTTTAAGAGATGATATGGCGCAGTTGCAGGATGCTTCTTTACGTTTTGGTGATAGTGTCTATGCTTTGCAGGGTAGTTTTAATTTTGCAACTCAGGATATTGAGGGTAGGTTAAATGTGGATGGTGATGTAAGAGATATTTTCACGACTCTACAGATTAGTGATGTGGAAACGTTAGCTTCTATTGTGCAACAGATTCAAACTCAGGATGTTTTTGCGTCAGCGGATAGTATTCCTTCTCAATCGGTGGGGGATGGTAACGATACCATTGGTAATCAGGTTAATTTGTTGGGGAGTATTGATAGGCAAATTCAGGAGATTGCTAGACAAATTCAGGAGGGCGGGATGCCCACTAATTTGGATGTAATGGGGGCTTATCAAGGAGAAATTCTCATCGGTGGTAATTTGAGTAATCCCGTTGTCAATGTAGATTTTGAGGGGCGTAGTTGGCAATGGTTGCCTCAACCTTCTTATCCTGATATTGTGGATGGTTTGGGTTTAATTATCCAACAAAGTCAACCAGTTATAATTCCTCAAGTAACTTTACAGGCAGAGTTTCGGGATAATAATTTGGAGATACAACCTTTTGTGTTGGGGATAAATGATAGTGAGGTGGCTTTTGCTGGTAATTTATCTTTGAGTCAGCAGGAAGGGGATTTTAGGGTTTCTAATTTATCCTTAGATACTTTCAGCGCCTTTATTCCTGATTCTGATTTTGGGGGAATTATGGATATTGAGGGAAGTTTGGCTGGTAATTTATTAAATCCTGTCATTGAGGGTAATGTTTTGGTGCGTGATAGTAGTTTTGATGGGGCAATTTTAGCCCAAGAAGTCAGGGGTGATTTTTTGTATGAAAATTATTTGTTTAATTTTGTTTCTACGGCACCAGAGGAAATTCAGATAACTTCTACTTTACCTTATCATCCTTTATTTGCTACTCCTTTTCCTGCTACTTTGAATGTCTCTCTTGCTAAGGAGGCTTTGGAGGTGTTGGGAATTCTAACTCAAGGGCAGTTAGCTTTGACGGGGGGAGATGCCAATGCGGAATTCGATGTGGAAATTGCTTCTCTCAATCGTTTTATTGAAAATCCTGATTTGAATCAGGTGCAGGTTAGGGGTAAGGTTAATTTGGATAATGCCCAGTTGGAGTCTTCTAGTATTGAGGATTCTGTGATTGTGTCTGGGGAAGTAGATATTGATGGCAGGGCGATCGCCCTTAACCAAGTACAAGCTAAAATAAAGAATACTGAGATTAATCTGGAAGGTAGTTTACCCCTAACCAATGCCCAACCTGACAACGAAAATCCCCTCATCATTTCTATCCCTAACCAAACCCTTGATTTAACAAACCTCTACCGAGGGAGAGTCAACGCCGAAATTCGCATCGATGGCACAGTTTTAAACCCCCTTGTCGGCGGATTTTTCCAACTAGCAAGGGGTAGAGTCAGCATACCTAACCTCAACAATAACGGGCAACCTCTCACCCCCGAGGAAATCAACATCGCCAGTCAATGGCTAGGGGAAAATGGCCTCACCGCCGAAAGTGTTTTTCAACCACAAATCAACGACTTTGAAGTTAGTTTAAAAGATTTAGATATTTCCCAATTTGGGGTTTATCGCTTCTTATTTGACGGCGATTTAGTAGTTAACGGGAGGGGGATAAATCCCGATAATATCACCGCCCAAGGTCAATTAAACCTCCGTAGAGGACGCATTAATATAGGGGCTTCATCGGGGACTGGAATTTTAAGCAGTAGTATCAATGAACAAAATACCTTCTACCTCTCACGCACCAACGAAAACAGAGTTATTTTTCGACCTGATCAAAGTATATTAAATCCAGAAGTTGATATATTAGTAGAAGGGGATGTCGTGGACTATTCCCGCCAGCTTAACGCCACCAGAAATAACGAAATTTTAGATCCCATTGTCCGAGGAGGTAGGGGAGAAGCTGTTAGGGTAGAATTAGCCATCACAGGAAATTTGCAATCTCTCACCCCTCTAATCACGGGGCAAACTGCTAACAACTCTTGCGATACCTCTTCTTCCGATACCGTCATAGTCGACAAACAACAAGGGGGCTGGACTCAAGAAAAACTGGACTCAGTAGCCAGATGTACTACCATAGCAGGTAGATTTAATCCCGACAATTCCAATCTCGAAATCCTCAATTCTCCCCTAGTCAGATTAACAAGTATTCCGGGGCGTGGTCAAGGAGAATTAGTTAACTTAATCGTTGGGGGACAGTTTTTGGGCTTACTCAATCAATTAGAAGGTGCTGGGGAAATTGATTTAATTGAGAGCGGATTATTACAATTTATTGTTGTACCCTTGCTTGGAGATGTCACTTTTGGTATCAATGAAAGGGTTAGTAGTTGGGGAAGTCCTTTGGGGATGAGTGATTTAAGGGTTTTTCCTCTTGTTGAAGGGGTTTATCCTCTCGAAAATCGTTCTAATATTTCTGTATCCTACGACTATATCTTTAACGAATTTAGGGTACGGTATCAAAAAAGATTTTAACCAAAAAATTTTTAGTAACTATAAAATACATTCATGAATAAATACATTTTAGCCATAGATCAAGGAACAACAAGCACAAGGGCAATTCTTTTTCAAAAAAACGGTCATGTTTTGGCCACCGCCCAAGAAGAATTTACTCAATATTATCCTAACCCAGGGGAGGTAGAACATGATCCTCAAGAAATTTGGCAATCAGTTTTATCAGTGGTAGAAGGAGTATGTAATAAAGCCAATATAGAAAAAAAACAAATAGAAGCTATTGGGGTTACCAATCAACGGGAGACTACAGTAGTTTGGAATAAAGAAACAGGAAAACCCATTTATAATGCCATTGTCTGGCAAGATAGACGCACCTCCGCCACCATCGATGATTTGAAGGGAAGGGAGTTGCAAAAAGAGGTAAAAAGTAGATCTGGACTTTTGCTCGATGCTTACTTTTCTGGTAGTAAAGTAGAGTGGATTTTGGACAATGTCAAAGGGGCAAGAAAACTTGCTCATGCAGGAAAACTCGCTTTTGGTACCATTGATAGTTGGTTAATTTGGAATTTGACTGGGGGAAAAACCCATATTACTGATGTGGGTAATGCTTCTCGCACTCTTTTACTCAATGTTAACAAGGTACAATGGGATGTGCTTTTGTGTGAATTGTTTGATGTACCCATGAATATGCTTCCAGAGTTGTGCGACTCTAGTGGTATTGTGGCATATACTGATCCTAGCATTTTTGGGGAAGAAATTGCGATCGCAGGTATCGCAGGAGATCAACAGGCGGCTACTTTCGGACATACGGGCTTTCATCCTGGTATCGCCAAAAATACCTATGGCACGGGATGCTTTTTGATTTCTCCCACAGGAAAAGAGTTAGTTCCCTCAGAAAAAAGTCTTTTATCCACCATCTGTTGGAGCCTCAATGGGGAGATTACCTATGGTTTGGAGGGGAGTATATTGGCGGCAGGATCGGCTATTACGTGGCTTAGAGATGGCTTAGGTTTAATCAAGTCAGCCTCAGAAATTACCGAGTTGGCGGAATCTGTACCCGATACGGGGGATGTGTTTTTTGTTCCTGCTTTAGCGGGGTTAGGCTCTCCCTATTGGGATCAATATGCCAGAGGTACTATTGTAGGTATTAGCCGTGCTACTACGAAAGCTCACATCGCAAGGGCTACTTTAGAGGGCATCGCTTTTCAGGTGTATGATGTGGTACGCAGTTTGGAAACAGAATCAAATATCCCCCTCGAACTGTTGAAGGTTGATGGGGGGGCAGCCCGTAGTGATTTCCTGTTACAATTCCAAGCAGATTTGTTAGGGGTACCTGTGGAGCGCCCTGCGGGGGTTGAGCTTACAGCTAGGGGTGTAGCCTATTTTGCTGGGTTAGCAACGGGTTATTGGAAGGATTTACAAGAAATTCAACAGTTGGAAACCACTACCACTACTTTTAAGCCAAAAATATCCCAATCCCAAAGGGATGCCCTAACCAGTCGTTGGGCTGATGCTGTGGTGCGATCGCACGGTTGGGCTTAATTTTTAGGTAATCAATTACCTGTTATGGGCTTGAATTTGTCGGGCTAGTTGGGTGTGTAGTTGATGACTTGCTTTGTAGGCGAGATAATGGGCGGTAGGAATAGTGCCTAATAAACTCAAGTCACCCACTAAATCAAGGATTTTATGGCGCACTGGCTCATTATCAAACCGTAGGGGAGGGTTTACCCAGCCATCATGGCTACATACCAGGGCGTTACTGAGGTTACCCCCTTTGATTAATCCTTGACTTTGTAAGTATTCAATTTGTTCGGCAAATCCAAAAGTACGGGCAGGGGCGATCGCACTGGGGAAAGTTTCTCGCTCAGGATACCATGTAAACCATTGATTTTGAATAGCTTTGTAAGGAAAATCAACACCATAGGTAAACACCATTTTATCCGAAGGTAAGGCCGCCACAAAAGCATCTTTATGGCGTATCCAAATAGGCTCTTTAATAGTGTATTTACTCTCACTAAAATTGTAATTAGGTTGGTAAAGGCGATCACACCATAACTGCCCAGAGCCGTCCATCAGAGGTACTTCCGCCCCATCAATCTCCATACGCACATCATCAATACCACAGGCACACAAACTTGATAGCAAATGCTCCACCGTGCGCACCTTAGCCTCTCCCACCGCCAACTCCGTCGATAACAAAGTACTATCCACAGAATCGATAGTTGCAGGAATAGAAGGACTATCAGGCAAATCTACCCGCACAAAATATCTTCCTTTTCCCTTCTCCTCGGGAAACAGTTTCACCGTACTAACTTTACCTGAATGAAGTCCTACCCCTGTCAACTGAAAAGATTTAAACATAAAAAATAATTGAGAATTGATAATGGATCATTGAATTTTATTGTTTTACCATTGCCTATTCCCCGACAACGTTAATTGTCCATTGTACATTGTCCATTGTCAATTATTCCAAGCTACCTATGGGACTCGAACCCACAACCTAATCATTACGAATGATTCGCTCTACCAATTGAGCCAAGGTAGCACACAAATTTACCGATAACAATTATAACAAAACTCCCATAATAAGTCACTACTTGATTCCCAAAATATATTGCTGTGGTACAAAAATTTTAGCTCAAAGGCAATAGGTAATAAAAAAATGTACTTTGTAACTGTAAAAACGCTATGAGCAAGACAAAATGAATAAAAAAATAGATAGCTAACTTCTAGGAACAATAATGTAGCTTACAATTAATTAACTATATCCCTCTTTTGTCCCCAAAACAGGAATAATTAATTACTTGAGCTTGATATTCTGAATCAGAAAAAAGCCTGAAAACACTATTTGAAAATTAATTATCAATTATCAATTATCAATTATTAACACCTGCCCTGTTTTTGAAAGAAAATGTTAGATTTTGGATAGAGGAAATTAAGTACAGTAATTATTCGATGAACCTAAGTTTACAATATCCTGTTTTTGGCCCCCATATTCAATGCCCCCATTGTCGTCAACAGATAGAAGCCTTAACTCTAACTGATAGTTATTTATGCTCCCGTCATGGCGCTTTTGAGGCCAATCCTGAAACAAAAGTATTAGTACATTTACAATCAGGGCGCCATTGGCGATTGTGGGAGGAAAAGTGGTATCGGCAACATACCCATCCTGATGGCATTCGTTTTGAGATTCATGAAGCCCTTGACAGATTATATACAGAGGGTTATCGGGCTACTAAAGTAATTATTGCTCAACGGTATTATCGCTTAATTAGCTCTTATCTGGAGAAGGGTAATAATTGGATAGGAGATGGCACAAAGATTTATAAACTTTATGGTTTACCTGTAGAATTTAGTCCCGATGATGATGATTCCGAGCGCTGGGAAATTATTAATTTTAGCCTTGAAAAAGAAAAGGGAAGCCCCTCCCGTTATCCTTATTTTCGCCTTTTTGAATAATAAAATCATTGAGAAATTTGGTTTTTTTACCATTGCCTATTCCCTATTCCCCATTCCCTGATTTATGTTACATCACGTATCTATTCGCACTGCTAATATTTTAAGGGCGATCGCATTTTACCAATTATTAGGATTTTCGGTAAAAGAAAGATTTACCACAGGATATACCCTTGCCTGTTGGATGGAAGGGTTAAACAGTCGCATCGAATTAATAGAAATCCCCGAACCAAAACCAGCCCGCGATGCCTTCGGAGATGAACATTATGTAGGTTACTATCATTTATCCTTTGACGTGGGTAACTATACCGATAGCTTACCCCAATGGTTAAACAACCTCACAGAAACATTTGTAGAAGAAAACAAAGCAAACCCCCAACAAATAAAGCCCCTCAAAATTTTGTTACACCCCCAACAACAAATGATAGAAGATAAAGTTTTTGAAGTAGCCTTCATTGCCGACGATGACGGATTACCCATCGAATTATTATGTCAATGCTGATAAAAAAATCACAATTTAGTCCCCCCGAATTAACAGGGGGCAATAAAAGAGTAGATTAACCGAATTATTTCTTATGGAAAATACTTTCCAAGAAACCCTCAAAACCTCCCTTAGAAGTATGATCTCCTTTGATTTGAGCTAGTTTTTCTAGTAGATCTCTTTCCTCAGAACTAATTTTTGTCGGAATTTCCACATGAACAGTTATTAAATGATCCCCTCTACTCACAGCATTTCCTAACTTTGGTACCCCCTTATCACGGAGAGTGGTCACAGTATCAGGCTGTAAACCAGCGGGAATGGTAATTTCCTCATGCCCATCGATGGTAGCAACCTTGAGACGGCAACCTAAAATCGCTTGTAAATAACTAATAGTAATCTCTGAGTAAATATTATTACCATCGCGTTTAAATTGACTATCAGTTTCCACCGAGAGATAAACATACAAGTCTCCAGCAGGACCTCCACGGGTACCGGCATCCCCTTCCCCTGTCACCCTAAGACGAGTGCCATTATCTACCCCTGCAGGGATAGTAATTTTTAACTTTTTGTTTTGTTGTTTTCTACCTTGCCCACCGCAAGACTCACATTTTTCCTCAATAATTTGCCCCTCTCCGTTACAAGTAGGACATACCGTTACCTGAGCAAAACTACCAAAAGGAGTACGAGTAGCACGGCGCACCTGCCCCGCCCCATTACAAGTAGGACAGGTTTTTACTCCACTACCTTTTTTCGCCCCCGTGCCGTCACACACCTCACAGGTTTCTAGGTGAGGGATTTTGATTTCTTTTTCACCACCAAAAACCGCTTCACGGAATTTTAATCTTAAATCTAACCTGAGATCATCTCCTCTGGCAGGACCACGACGACGAGCGCCCGTAGTCGCACCACCACCGCCACCAAAACCACCGCCAAAGAAGGTTTCAAATATATCGGCAAAACCACCCATATCATTAGGATCAAAGCCTGATGCCCCGGCACCAGCCCCACTTACTCCAGCTTCTCCGAAACGATCATAACGGGCTTTAGTTTCTGGCTCTGAAAGCACTTCATAGGCCTTATTTATCTCTTTAAATTTATCTTCTGCCCCCGGCTCTTTGTTTACGTCGGGATGATATTTCCGCGCTTGTTGTCGATAAGCTCTTTTTATTTCTTGTTTGGTTGCATCACGGGAGACTCCGAGGATTTGGTAATAATCGCCTGACATATTGCTTGGTTCTATTTTCGTGATTGGTCTGCTTTTTTTACACTATTGTTTAACATTCTACTAGATTGCCTTAACATTATGTTACTTTAATCTAGTTTATGGTGTAAAAAAGATGCGCAAACCGGGACTTGAACCCGGAAGTCCTTAAGAACACTAGAATCTGAATCTAGCGCGTCTACCAATTCCGCCACTTGCGCCTTTAATTTCTAATAATAAAATATCTTACAGTTGTTGATCACTTTTTAGTTATTTTTTTCAGGAGCAAAGTAATTTGGTATTTAGAAGCTGTTTGAAAAGTCTTGGTGTAGAATATTTTGGTTAATAACTGAATGAAAAACATGACAAGATTATCATACGATACTGACCTCACTGATGACCAGTGGAAAATTTTAGAACCTTTAATTCTTCTGGCTAAAATTGGTGGGAGAAATCGTAGTTTGGACATCAGAGAAGTTCTAAATGGGATCTTTTATCTTGTTACTAACGGAATAAAATGGAGAGCGATGCCTCATGATTTTCTGAAGTGGCAGAGTGTTTAGAACATATCAAACGTACAGATTCAGACCCCTGTTTTAGTGTAGTTCCCAAAAATGGATCGTAAAGAGAACTTATTCTTGGCTTAGTCACTACCGAAGATTGAGTAAAGACTATGAATTTTTGCCCATTACTAGTGAAATGATGATTTTTGCTTGTATGATTCATTTTATGGTCAGACGATTAGAACCTCAACCTTAAAATATTTAAATCTCTTTATAAGTAACTTTTCAAACAGGTTCTGAAACTACTTCCATTAATTCCTTAATACCATTGACAGGAATTACTTTAACATGAAGTTTTTCTTCCAACTCTGCGATGGTGACGTCATCTAAAAATTTCGCCTCATCATGTTTTAACATTACCGAAGGCAAAAGAATCTTTTTCGTTAGTTTTTTTTCTGGTAATTTAGCCAATAAATCTTGCCCTGTAATTAAACCTGTTACTGTAATTTCTTGCCCCCAATAGTCACTATTTAAAGCCACTAAATTAACATTCAAATTCTCTACTTGGTTTAACTTCGCCACGAGGGGTTGAAAAGCCGTTTCCACTGCATTACCCACAATCCAAGTATATTCCTGTGGCTGGGCAATTTTGGCAGGTAAATTTTCGTTAGCGATGGTTTCAAACTCCTTTAAAAATTGTCTAATTGAGCCTACACCATTTCCAATTTGAGGATAGTCTTCGTAGTGGGATTCTGGGGGTAAATCTTCTTGGGCAATTAAAAACCATTCATCGGCCAACCAAGCAAAAGTAGAGCCACATTTTTCCCTAAATTTATCCTGTAAGGCTTGGACTTGTTTAATAACTTCTTTGGCTTTTTCTCGGCTAACGGGAATCAATTCATCTTCTTGGGGGCGAAATTTGGTTAAACCCACTGGCACAACAGCGGCACTAATTACCGCAGGAATTTCCCCTTGATGGAAGGAAAATAAATCGTTGAGGGTGGTTTCTAGGTGCTTACCGTCATTAATATTGGGGCATACGACCACTTGGGCATGGACTTGTAAACGTTTTTCTTGAAACCATGCTAAATTTTGCTTGATTTCCCCTGCCCGTTGATTTTTTAGTAGTCTAATTCTAATATCTGGCTCGGTGGCATGGACGGAAACATAAAGGGGAGAGAGGCGCATTTGTTCGATGCGATTCCATTCTCTGGTGGTTAAGTTTGTTAGGGTGAGATAACTACCATAAAGAAAACTGAGGCGATAATCATCGTCTTTGAGGTAGAGACTTTCTCTTTTCCCGTCAGGTTGTTGATCGATGAAGCAAAAGGGGCATTTATTGTTACACTGGATTAGCCCATCAAAGAGGGCATCTTCAAATTCTAAACCTAAGTTTTCGTCGTAGTCTTTTTCGATTTCTAGTAGGTGATTTTTGCCGTATTTATCGATAACTTCTAGTTCGAGATATTCATCGCTACAGAGAAATTGATAATCGATTAAGTCTCTTGGTTGCATTCCGTTGATGCTAACGATGGAGTCTCCTATTTCAAAGCCTATTTCTTCGGCAATGGATTGGGCAAGTATCTTACTAATACGGGCAGGTTTCATATTAATTGATAATGGGTAATTGATAGTTAATAATGGAAGATTTATCAGTAAAAAACCGAGGGAAACTTAATTAACTCCTAATCGTCTATTGTACATTGTTTCATTCTTGTCTTGGTTCACCCTCATCTTAATCCCCATGAAAAAAGGGGTTTTATCTATGGCTTTGTTGCATGAATGAGTAAGAAAAAAGGT of Cyanobacterium sp. HL-69 contains these proteins:
- a CDS encoding transposase, producing the protein MKNMTRLSYDTDLTDDQWKILEPLILLAKIGGRNRSLDIREVLNGIFYLVTNGIKWRAMPHDFLKWQSV
- a CDS encoding Lactoylglutathione lyase-related protein, with the protein product MLHHVSIRTANILRAIAFYQLLGFSVKERFTTGYTLACWMEGLNSRIELIEIPEPKPARDAFGDEHYVGYYHLSFDVGNYTDSLPQWLNNLTETFVEENKANPQQIKPLKILLHPQQQMIEDKVFEVAFIADDDGLPIELLCQC
- the glpK gene encoding glycerol kinase GlpK; the encoded protein is MNKYILAIDQGTTSTRAILFQKNGHVLATAQEEFTQYYPNPGEVEHDPQEIWQSVLSVVEGVCNKANIEKKQIEAIGVTNQRETTVVWNKETGKPIYNAIVWQDRRTSATIDDLKGRELQKEVKSRSGLLLDAYFSGSKVEWILDNVKGARKLAHAGKLAFGTIDSWLIWNLTGGKTHITDVGNASRTLLLNVNKVQWDVLLCELFDVPMNMLPELCDSSGIVAYTDPSIFGEEIAIAGIAGDQQAATFGHTGFHPGIAKNTYGTGCFLISPTGKELVPSEKSLLSTICWSLNGEITYGLEGSILAAGSAITWLRDGLGLIKSASEITELAESVPDTGDVFFVPALAGLGSPYWDQYARGTIVGISRATTKAHIARATLEGIAFQVYDVVRSLETESNIPLELLKVDGGAARSDFLLQFQADLLGVPVERPAGVELTARGVAYFAGLATGYWKDLQEIQQLETTTTTFKPKISQSQRDALTSRWADAVVRSHGWA
- the lpxC gene encoding UDP-3-O-[3-hydroxymyristoyl] N-acetylglucosamine deacetylase, producing the protein MFKSFQLTGVGLHSGKVSTVKLFPEEKGKGRYFVRVDLPDSPSIPATIDSVDSTLLSTELAVGEAKVRTVEHLLSSLCACGIDDVRMEIDGAEVPLMDGSGQLWCDRLYQPNYNFSESKYTIKEPIWIRHKDAFVAALPSDKMVFTYGVDFPYKAIQNQWFTWYPERETFPSAIAPARTFGFAEQIEYLQSQGLIKGGNLSNALVCSHDGWVNPPLRFDNEPVRHKILDLVGDLSLLGTIPTAHYLAYKASHQLHTQLARQIQAHNR
- the dnaJ gene encoding chaperone protein DnaJ yields the protein MSGDYYQILGVSRDATKQEIKRAYRQQARKYHPDVNKEPGAEDKFKEINKAYEVLSEPETKARYDRFGEAGVSGAGAGASGFDPNDMGGFADIFETFFGGGFGGGGGATTGARRRGPARGDDLRLDLRLKFREAVFGGEKEIKIPHLETCEVCDGTGAKKGSGVKTCPTCNGAGQVRRATRTPFGSFAQVTVCPTCNGEGQIIEEKCESCGGQGRKQQNKKLKITIPAGVDNGTRLRVTGEGDAGTRGGPAGDLYVYLSVETDSQFKRDGNNIYSEITISYLQAILGCRLKVATIDGHEEITIPAGLQPDTVTTLRDKGVPKLGNAVSRGDHLITVHVEIPTKISSEERDLLEKLAQIKGDHTSKGGFEGFLESIFHKK
- a CDS encoding TIGR03279 family putative radical SAM enzyme — translated: MKPARISKILAQSIAEEIGFEIGDSIVSINGMQPRDLIDYQFLCSDEYLELEVIDKYGKNHLLEIEKDYDENLGLEFEDALFDGLIQCNNKCPFCFIDQQPDGKRESLYLKDDDYRLSFLYGSYLTLTNLTTREWNRIEQMRLSPLYVSVHATEPDIRIRLLKNQRAGEIKQNLAWFQEKRLQVHAQVVVCPNINDGKHLETTLNDLFSFHQGEIPAVISAAVVPVGLTKFRPQEDELIPVSREKAKEVIKQVQALQDKFREKCGSTFAWLADEWFLIAQEDLPPESHYEDYPQIGNGVGSIRQFLKEFETIANENLPAKIAQPQEYTWIVGNAVETAFQPLVAKLNQVENLNVNLVALNSDYWGQEITVTGLITGQDLLAKLPEKKLTKKILLPSVMLKHDEAKFLDDVTIAELEEKLHVKVIPVNGIKELMEVVSEPV
- a CDS encoding TIGR02652 family protein, yielding MNLSLQYPVFGPHIQCPHCRQQIEALTLTDSYLCSRHGAFEANPETKVLVHLQSGRHWRLWEEKWYRQHTHPDGIRFEIHEALDRLYTEGYRATKVIIAQRYYRLISSYLEKGNNWIGDGTKIYKLYGLPVEFSPDDDDSERWEIINFSLEKEKGSPSRYPYFRLFE